A single window of Streptomyces diastaticus subsp. diastaticus DNA harbors:
- a CDS encoding RidA family protein codes for MSDAAPLTKTALTPPTHTTPPAKFSHGVRKGNILQVAGQVGFLPAVEGQAPTPAGPTLREQTLQTFANVQAILEEGGASWDDVMMMRVYLTDTGHFAELNEIYDQYFAEQDLQAPPAARTTVYVGLPKGLLVEIDALAVLG; via the coding sequence ATGAGCGACGCCGCGCCCCTCACCAAGACCGCCCTCACCCCGCCCACCCACACCACGCCGCCCGCGAAGTTCTCGCACGGCGTGCGCAAGGGCAACATCCTCCAGGTCGCCGGGCAGGTCGGCTTCCTGCCCGCCGTCGAGGGCCAGGCGCCGACCCCGGCCGGCCCGACCCTGCGTGAGCAGACCCTCCAGACCTTCGCCAACGTCCAGGCGATCCTGGAGGAGGGCGGCGCGAGCTGGGACGACGTGATGATGATGCGCGTCTACCTCACCGACACCGGCCACTTCGCCGAGCTGAACGAGATCTACGACCAGTACTTCGCCGAGCAGGACCTCCAGGCCCCGCCGGCCGCCCGCACCACCGTCTACGTCGGCCTGCCCAAGGGCCTCCTCGTCGAGATCGACGCCCTCGCCGTCCTGGGCTGA
- a CDS encoding IclR family transcriptional regulator: MSQTVDRALSILPLLAEGPADLGKVADRLGVHKSTALRLLRTLHEHGLVHRQADQRYRLGARLFALAQEAVEHLDVREIAHPHLVALNDRCGHTVHLAVHEEDEVLYIDKVESRYPVRMYSRIGKPVATTVAAVAKLLLADLPEAERRALAERLDYPQYTARSTPNAAAFLKELALVREQGWATDLGGHEESINCVAAPVRGPDGRVVAAMSVSAPNVVVTAEELLALLPLVRRTADAVSREYSGSAPAPAEQASPE, translated from the coding sequence ATGAGCCAGACCGTCGACCGCGCGCTCAGCATCCTGCCGCTGCTCGCCGAGGGACCCGCCGACCTCGGGAAGGTCGCCGACCGGCTCGGCGTGCACAAGTCCACCGCGCTCCGGCTGCTGCGCACCCTGCACGAGCACGGACTCGTCCACCGCCAGGCCGACCAGCGCTACCGGCTCGGGGCCCGCCTCTTCGCGCTGGCCCAGGAGGCGGTGGAACACCTCGACGTGCGCGAGATCGCCCACCCGCACCTGGTCGCCCTCAACGACCGGTGCGGCCACACCGTGCACCTCGCCGTCCACGAGGAGGACGAGGTCCTCTACATCGACAAGGTGGAGAGCCGCTACCCGGTCCGGATGTACTCCCGGATCGGCAAGCCCGTCGCCACCACCGTGGCCGCCGTCGCCAAGCTGCTCCTCGCCGACCTCCCCGAGGCCGAGCGCCGCGCCCTCGCCGAACGCCTCGACTACCCCCAGTACACCGCCCGCTCGACGCCGAACGCCGCCGCCTTCCTCAAGGAACTGGCCCTCGTGCGCGAACAGGGCTGGGCCACCGACCTCGGCGGCCACGAGGAGTCCATCAACTGCGTGGCCGCGCCCGTGCGGGGGCCCGACGGCCGGGTGGTGGCCGCCATGTCGGTCTCCGCCCCCAACGTCGTCGTCACCGCCGAGGAACTCCTCGCCCTGCTCCCGCTGGTCCGCCGCACCGCCGACGCCGTCAGCCGCGAGTACTCCGGCAGCGCCCCCGCCCCGGCCGAGCAGGCTTCCCCCGAGTAA
- a CDS encoding sugar kinase gives MTAAGHPAPRPAATAPVPAAPGTDAGQGPRWEAVCLGESMITFLPDRPGPLAAVPSFARTIGGAESNVACALAAAGHRTRWVSRVGTDGFGDHLLAAVAAYGTDTTAVTRDPDRPTGLYFRTADDRGAAGHEVAYYRHGSAASAMSPDTVPYASLLATRVLHLTGITAALSADCLALLRDLTAPRPGRPLVSFDVNHRPRLWQGRTDGPAVLAELADRADLVLVGEDEAAEVWGLHTPEAIRAALPGPRHLVVKRGSQGALAYDGDAVTEEPAPTVEVVAPVGAGDAFAAGFLSALLRGLPARDRLRHGHLVAAAALTVPGDLTAPPARAHADRLAGLDDAAWGRLRLGPGWTRAGAAEEVRVP, from the coding sequence GTGACAGCAGCGGGACACCCCGCCCCGCGCCCAGCCGCCACGGCGCCCGTCCCGGCAGCACCGGGTACGGACGCCGGGCAGGGCCCCCGCTGGGAGGCCGTCTGCCTCGGCGAGTCCATGATCACCTTCCTGCCCGACCGGCCGGGCCCGCTCGCCGCCGTCCCCTCCTTCGCCCGCACCATCGGCGGCGCCGAGTCCAACGTCGCCTGCGCGCTCGCCGCCGCCGGGCACCGCACCCGCTGGGTCAGCCGGGTCGGCACCGACGGCTTCGGTGACCACCTGCTGGCCGCCGTCGCCGCCTACGGCACCGACACCACCGCCGTCACCCGCGACCCCGACCGCCCCACCGGCCTGTACTTCCGCACCGCCGACGACCGGGGCGCCGCCGGGCACGAGGTCGCCTACTACCGGCACGGCTCCGCCGCCTCCGCGATGAGCCCCGACACCGTCCCGTACGCCTCCCTGCTGGCCACCCGGGTCCTCCACCTCACCGGCATCACGGCCGCCCTCTCCGCCGACTGCCTCGCCCTCCTCCGCGACCTCACCGCGCCCCGCCCCGGCCGCCCCCTCGTCTCCTTCGACGTCAACCACCGGCCCCGGCTCTGGCAGGGGCGCACCGACGGACCCGCCGTCCTCGCCGAACTGGCCGACCGCGCGGACCTGGTGCTCGTCGGCGAGGACGAGGCCGCCGAGGTCTGGGGCCTGCACACCCCCGAGGCGATCCGCGCCGCCCTGCCGGGACCCCGCCACCTCGTCGTCAAACGCGGCAGCCAGGGCGCGCTCGCCTACGACGGGGACGCGGTCACCGAGGAGCCCGCGCCCACCGTCGAGGTGGTCGCGCCCGTCGGCGCCGGGGACGCCTTCGCCGCCGGCTTCCTCTCCGCCCTGCTGCGCGGCCTGCCCGCCCGCGACCGGCTGCGCCACGGCCACCTCGTCGCCGCGGCCGCCCTCACCGTCCCCGGCGACCTCACCGCCCCGCCCGCCCGCGCCCACGCCGACCGCCTGGCCGGGCTCGACGACGCGGCGTGGGGCAGACTGCGTCTCGGCCCCGGCTGGACCCGGGCGGGGGCCGCCGAGGAGGTACGCGTCCCATGA